A genomic region of Globicephala melas chromosome 9, mGloMel1.2, whole genome shotgun sequence contains the following coding sequences:
- the EVX1 gene encoding homeobox even-skipped homolog protein 1, translating into MESRKDMVMFLDGGQLGTLVGKRVSNLSEAVGSPLPEPPEKMVPRGCLSPRAGPPAARERGGGGLEEEPVDGLAGSAARPGAESRAAGAAVLGPGPPAASADSLSGQGQPSSSDTESDFYEEIEVSCTPDCATGNAEYQHSKGPGSEALTSSPNGSGEAPKSNGSGGSQGTLACSASDQMRRYRTAFTREQIARLEKEFYRENYVSRPRRCELAAALNLPETTIKVWFQNRRMKDKRQRLAMTWPHPADPAFYTYMMSHAAAAGGLPYPFPSHLPLPYYSPVGLGAASAASAAASPFSGPLRPLDTFRVLSQPYPRPELLCAFRHPPLYPGPAHGLGTAAGGPCSCLACHGGPANGLAPRAAAAASDFTCASTSRSDSFLTFAPSVLSKASSVALDQREEVPLTR; encoded by the exons ATGGAGAGCCGAAAGGACATGGTTATGTTTCTGGATGGGGGTCAGCTTGGCACTCTGGTTGGCAAGAGGGTCTCCAATTTGTCCGAAGCCGTGGGCAGCCCGCTGCCCGAGCCACCCGAGAAGATGGTGCCCCGTGGTTGCCTGAGTCCGCGGGCTGGTCCTCCGGCCGCCCGGGAGCGCGGCGGGGGAGGCCTGGAAGAGGAGCCGGTCGACGGACTAGCAGGCAGCGCTGCGCGGCCGGGCGCCGAGTCGCGGGCAGCCGGGGCCGCAGTGCTCGGCCCCGGACCTCCGGCTGCCTCCGCCGACAGCCTCTCAGGCCAGGGGCAACCCAGCAGCTCGGACACCGAGTCGGATTTCTATGAAGAAATCGAGGTGAGCTGCACCCCGGACTGCGCCACGGGGAACGCCGAGTACCAGCACAGCAAAG ggcctggctcCGAGGCACTGACCAGCAGTCCCAATGGCAGCGGCGAGGCTCCCAAAAGCAATGGCAGTGGTGGCTCCCAGGGCACCTTGGCCTGCAGTGCTAGTGACCAGATGCGACGGTACCGTACTGCCTTCACCCGGGAGCAGATTGCACGGCTGGAGAAGGAATTCTACAGGGAGAACTATGTATCCAGGCCTCGGAGATGTGAGCTGGCGGCTGCTCTAAACCTGCCGGAAACCACAATCAAG GTGTGGTTCCAGAACCGGCGCATGAAGGACAAGCGGCAGCGGCTGGCCATGACTTGGCCGCACCCGGCCGACCCAGCCTTCTACACGTACATGATGAGCCACGCGGCGGCCGCGGGCGGCCTGCCCTACCCCTTCCCGTCGCACCTGCCCCTGCCCTACTACTCGCCCGTGGGCTTGGGCGCTGCGTCCGCCGCGTCCGCCGCCGCCTCGCCCTTCAGCGGGCCGCTGCGCCCGCTCGATACCTTCCGCGTGCTTTCGCAGCCCTACCCGCGGCCCGAACTGCTGTGCGCCTTCCGCCACCCGCCGCTCTACCCGGGCCCGGCGCACGGACTGGGCACCGCGGCCGGCGGTCCCTGTTCCTGCCTCGCCTGCCACGGCGGCCCGGCCAACGGGCTGgcgccccgcgccgccgccgctgcctcGGACTTCACCTGTGCCTCCACCTCCCGCTCGGACTCCTTCCTCACCTTCGCGCCCTCCGTGCTCAGCAAGGCCTCCTCTGTGGCGCTGGACCAGAGGGAGGAGGTGCCCCTCACGAGATAA